One window from the genome of Streptomyces sp. NBC_00287 encodes:
- a CDS encoding putative baseplate assembly protein: MITSRRGKVRAAQLNGVDAVEVGDDGLLLTVTFLGKAPHGLGPENVRIDGGRRITGITAVDVSVEREEDPELDDRLYVTLDKSGDTSRYRLSLVEADPYGRPGTEPFRGFDQRYHSAEFAFLPDCPTPFDCKEEEPHTSDFPAAPVIDYTARDYDTIRKLLLDRLALTTPDWIERNPADLGMTLVELLAHTGDQISYQQDAVATEAYLDTARRRVSVRRHVRLIDYAMHDGCTARAYVSVETAGDHTLAPGTYRFASVDVRTLDPHDRPEPGTVVDESDLGDLDERGSVEVFEPVVTADPLELRVAHNAIRLWTWGGETRTLPKGATAATLRDEWVDPETCQGRRLDLRPGDVLILEEVKGPRTGTPGDADPAHRQAVRLTTVTPAVDRIEDQPVLEVTWAAEDALRFPLCLTTRGGRDCLPVEDVTLARGNVVLVDHGRTLTGLPETFTVPQEPAVVAPCDPPAFGCWDRDEGNAPARLINSLTDQTESGRALRPDDIRELFDVVGESATTRAGLGLERAGQRHEQVVPGTAYAQAAALRRLLAQSVYPGIRPRFRPVLGRTPVAQAVPFPDPATVAAGQAERIAAIPGRIRQRLVDLWRSARDRDGLGEEEIAELTVVYGLKTLERLELRRHPVRALRELLHRSDRLLDGKLRRIEVLTARARAGTVLDGHIAWEIAHSWGPAYAAGLHPDEPVLRGSATAGLAQDPRRALPAVRLLEEDAVWRPRRDLLDNGPRDRHFVGELEDDGRLALRFGDARPAPGARLAVGYRLGGGTGGNVGAEAINHLVVAADCEPPPAAVVRNPLPATGGTDPEPLQQVRQLAPLDLRRTRLRAVTAEDYAALASGLPGVQRAAAELRWTGSVQEAHIAIDALGSGAPTAELLAEVTQSLEAYRRIGHDLVVGPARLVPLDIALTVCALPGHQHGQILAELYRVLGAGPGGFFHPDAQTFGDPVRLSRLVAVAAAVQGVESVEVTRLRRLFEQDRGEREDGVLRLGPLEIATCDNDPDRPENGRLAISLGGAR; encoded by the coding sequence GTGATCACTTCCCGTCGCGGCAAGGTGCGCGCCGCCCAGCTCAACGGAGTCGACGCCGTCGAGGTCGGCGACGACGGCCTGCTGCTCACCGTCACCTTCCTCGGCAAGGCCCCGCACGGCCTCGGCCCCGAGAACGTCCGCATCGACGGCGGCCGCCGTATCACCGGCATCACCGCCGTCGACGTCAGCGTGGAACGCGAGGAGGACCCCGAGCTCGACGACCGGCTCTACGTCACCCTCGACAAGTCCGGCGACACCTCTCGCTACCGGCTCTCCCTGGTCGAGGCCGACCCCTACGGCCGCCCCGGCACGGAACCCTTCCGCGGCTTCGACCAGCGCTACCACAGCGCGGAGTTCGCCTTCCTGCCCGACTGCCCAACTCCCTTCGACTGCAAGGAAGAAGAGCCGCACACCTCGGACTTCCCAGCCGCCCCCGTCATCGACTACACGGCCCGCGACTACGACACCATCCGCAAACTCCTGCTGGACCGGCTCGCGCTCACCACCCCCGACTGGATCGAGCGCAACCCCGCCGACCTCGGCATGACCCTGGTCGAGCTGCTCGCCCACACCGGCGACCAGATCAGCTACCAGCAGGACGCGGTCGCCACCGAGGCCTACCTCGACACCGCGCGCCGCCGGGTCTCCGTACGCCGTCATGTCCGGCTCATCGACTACGCGATGCACGACGGCTGCACGGCACGGGCGTACGTCTCGGTGGAGACCGCGGGCGATCACACCCTCGCCCCCGGCACCTACCGCTTCGCCTCCGTCGACGTACGCACCCTCGACCCGCACGACCGCCCGGAGCCCGGCACCGTCGTCGACGAGAGCGACCTCGGCGACCTCGACGAGCGCGGCTCGGTGGAGGTCTTCGAACCGGTCGTCACCGCCGACCCCCTCGAACTGCGCGTCGCCCACAACGCGATCCGCCTGTGGACCTGGGGAGGCGAGACCCGCACTCTCCCCAAGGGCGCCACCGCCGCCACCCTGCGCGACGAGTGGGTCGACCCGGAGACCTGCCAAGGCCGCCGACTCGACCTCAGGCCCGGTGACGTGCTGATCCTGGAGGAGGTCAAGGGCCCGCGCACCGGCACGCCTGGCGACGCCGACCCAGCCCACCGCCAGGCCGTCCGCCTGACCACCGTCACCCCCGCCGTCGACCGCATCGAGGACCAGCCGGTCCTGGAGGTCACCTGGGCCGCCGAGGACGCCCTGCGCTTCCCGCTGTGCCTCACCACCCGCGGCGGACGCGACTGCCTGCCCGTCGAGGACGTGACCCTGGCCCGCGGCAATGTCGTCCTCGTCGACCACGGCCGCACCCTGACCGGCCTGCCGGAGACGTTCACCGTGCCGCAAGAGCCCGCCGTCGTCGCCCCCTGCGACCCTCCCGCCTTCGGCTGCTGGGACCGCGACGAGGGCAACGCGCCCGCAAGGCTCATCAACTCGCTCACGGACCAGACGGAATCCGGCCGGGCCCTGCGCCCCGACGACATCCGCGAACTCTTCGACGTCGTCGGCGAGAGCGCCACCACCCGCGCCGGACTCGGCCTCGAACGCGCCGGACAGCGGCACGAACAGGTTGTCCCCGGCACGGCGTACGCCCAGGCCGCCGCCCTGCGCCGACTGCTCGCCCAGTCCGTGTACCCCGGCATCCGGCCCCGCTTCCGCCCCGTCCTCGGTCGGACGCCCGTCGCCCAGGCCGTGCCCTTCCCCGACCCCGCGACGGTCGCCGCCGGGCAGGCCGAGCGCATCGCCGCCATCCCCGGCCGGATCCGGCAGCGCCTGGTCGACCTGTGGCGCAGCGCCCGCGACCGGGACGGGCTCGGCGAGGAGGAGATCGCCGAACTGACCGTCGTCTACGGCCTGAAGACGCTGGAGCGCCTCGAACTGCGCCGCCATCCGGTGCGCGCCCTGCGTGAACTCCTGCACCGCAGCGACCGGTTGCTCGACGGCAAGCTGCGCCGCATCGAGGTGCTCACGGCACGCGCCCGCGCCGGAACCGTCCTCGACGGGCACATCGCCTGGGAGATCGCGCACAGTTGGGGCCCGGCCTACGCGGCAGGACTGCACCCCGACGAGCCCGTGCTGCGCGGCTCCGCGACCGCCGGGCTCGCCCAGGACCCGCGCCGCGCCCTGCCCGCCGTACGCCTCCTCGAAGAGGACGCCGTGTGGCGGCCGCGCCGCGACCTGCTGGACAATGGTCCCCGCGATCGGCATTTCGTGGGGGAGCTGGAGGACGACGGGCGACTTGCCCTGCGCTTCGGTGATGCACGGCCGGCCCCGGGCGCGCGGCTCGCTGTGGGGTACCGGCTCGGTGGCGGCACCGGGGGCAACGTCGGCGCCGAGGCCATCAACCACCTCGTCGTGGCCGCCGACTGCGAGCCGCCGCCCGCCGCCGTGGTCCGCAACCCGCTGCCCGCCACCGGTGGCACCGACCCCGAACCGCTGCAGCAGGTACGTCAGTTGGCCCCGCTCGACCTGCGTCGCACCCGGCTGCGCGCGGTCACCGCGGAGGACTACGCAGCCCTCGCAAGTGGACTCCCCGGCGTCCAGCGCGCCGCAGCCGAGCTCCGCTGGACCGGCAGTGTCCAGGAGGCGCACATCGCCATCGACGCGCTCGGCAGCGGCGCACCGACGGCCGAACTGCTCGCCGAGGTCACCCAGTCCCTGGAGGCGTACCGGCGTATCGGCCACGACCTGGTCGTCGGCCCCGCCCGGCTGGTCCCGCTGGACATCGCGCTGACCGTGTGCGCCCTGCCCGGCCACCAGCACGGCCAGATCCTGGCCGAGCTGTACCGCGTGCTCGGTGCGGGCCCGGGCGGGTTCTTCCACCCGGACGCCCAGACCTTCGGCGACCCGGTCCGGCTCAGTCGGCTGGTCGCGGTGGCGGCGGCGGTGCAGGGCGTGGAGAGCGTCGAAGTCACCCGGCTGCGACGGCTGTTCGAGCAGGACCGAGGAGAGAGGGAGGACGGCGTGCTGCGGCTCGGCCCGCTGGAGATCGCCACCTGCGACAACGACCCCGACCGGCCGGAGAACGGCCGACTGGCGATATCCCTGGGAGGTGCCCGATGA
- a CDS encoding peptidoglycan-binding protein, whose amino-acid sequence MAKPLSASKMVEILRAEGLTVHEVRSWRTHNRNSKGPWGPVNGVMIHHTVTSGTNASVDICYDGYSGLPGPLCHGVIDKKGHIHLVGNGRANHAGLGDSDVLRAVINETKLPADNEADTDGNRHFYGFECINLGDGRDPWPEAQKEAIEKVAAAICRHHGWSERSVIGHKEWQPGKTDPRGFTMDGMRKRIAGRLGGKAPEPDPKPAPPKPSYEPFPGSGFFHIGQKSPIITAMGRRLVAEGCGRYEDGPGPEWTEADRRSYAAWQQKQGFKGKDADGIPGRVTWERLKVPNGPN is encoded by the coding sequence ATGGCCAAGCCGCTGAGCGCGTCCAAGATGGTGGAGATCCTGCGCGCGGAGGGCCTGACGGTCCACGAGGTACGCAGCTGGCGCACCCACAACCGCAACAGCAAGGGCCCCTGGGGCCCGGTGAACGGCGTGATGATCCACCACACCGTCACCTCCGGCACCAACGCCTCCGTCGACATCTGCTACGACGGCTACTCCGGCCTGCCGGGGCCGCTCTGTCACGGCGTCATCGACAAGAAGGGCCACATCCACCTCGTCGGCAACGGCCGTGCCAACCACGCCGGGCTCGGCGACAGCGACGTCCTGCGCGCCGTGATCAACGAGACGAAACTGCCCGCCGACAACGAGGCCGACACCGACGGCAACCGGCACTTCTACGGCTTCGAGTGCATCAACCTCGGGGACGGCAGGGACCCTTGGCCGGAAGCGCAGAAGGAGGCCATCGAGAAGGTGGCCGCCGCGATCTGCCGCCACCACGGCTGGAGCGAGCGGTCCGTCATCGGCCACAAGGAGTGGCAGCCGGGCAAGACGGACCCGCGCGGCTTCACGATGGACGGCATGCGCAAGCGCATCGCCGGACGCCTCGGCGGCAAGGCCCCGGAGCCCGACCCGAAGCCCGCCCCGCCCAAGCCGTCGTACGAGCCCTTTCCGGGGAGCGGCTTCTTCCACATCGGGCAGAAGTCGCCGATCATCACGGCCATGGGCCGTCGACTGGTCGCCGAGGGCTGTGGGCGGTACGAGGACGGCCCCGGTCCGGAGTGGACCGAGGCCGACCGTCGCTCGTACGCCGCCTGGCAGCAGAAGCAGGGCTTCAAGGGCAAGGACGCGGACGGCATTCCCGGCCGGGTGACCTGGGAGCGGCTGAAGGTGCCGAACGGGCCCAACTGA
- a CDS encoding GPW/gp25 family protein yields MSPRTRSDLAFPFRPDRRGRTGHASHGEHVHDLIEQLLFTSPGERVMRPDFGCGLLDLVFAPTSPELVSTLELSVQASLQRWLGDLIEVEALDVVGDDNTVRVYLSYVLRATGARRDDVFEGRAAA; encoded by the coding sequence ATGAGCCCACGCACCCGCAGCGACCTCGCCTTCCCCTTCCGGCCCGACCGCCGCGGCCGCACCGGGCACGCGAGCCACGGCGAGCACGTCCACGACCTGATCGAACAGCTGCTGTTCACCAGCCCCGGCGAGCGCGTGATGCGCCCCGACTTCGGCTGCGGACTGCTCGACCTGGTCTTCGCCCCGACCAGCCCGGAACTCGTCAGCACCCTCGAACTGTCCGTCCAGGCCTCGCTCCAGCGCTGGCTCGGCGACCTCATCGAGGTCGAGGCGCTCGACGTGGTCGGCGACGACAACACCGTCCGCGTGTACCTGTCCTACGTGCTGCGCGCCACCGGCGCCCGCCGCGACGACGTCTTCGAAGGGAGGGCCGCCGCGTGA
- a CDS encoding phage baseplate assembly protein V: MAAPSNRYLGKFRGRVVDNDDPLRIGRITVEVPDVLGDEPSTWALPCLAFTGPEAGQFVVPPPGTGVWVEFEQGDPSFPVWTGCWYGAAEELPPDARRELQANSPSKPVVVQTPGAHKLVMNDTPGADQGILLQAQGGAYIRITQEAVVIATGAGAEVILRGREVTINEGQLTVLSKR; the protein is encoded by the coding sequence ATGGCGGCACCCAGCAATCGCTACCTCGGCAAGTTCCGCGGCCGGGTCGTCGACAACGACGATCCGCTGCGCATCGGCCGGATCACCGTCGAGGTCCCGGACGTGCTCGGCGACGAGCCGTCCACCTGGGCGCTGCCCTGTCTGGCGTTCACCGGGCCCGAAGCGGGCCAGTTCGTGGTGCCGCCGCCAGGCACCGGCGTCTGGGTGGAGTTCGAGCAGGGCGATCCCAGCTTCCCGGTGTGGACCGGGTGCTGGTACGGCGCCGCCGAGGAGCTGCCGCCCGACGCGCGCCGCGAGCTCCAGGCGAACTCGCCGAGCAAGCCGGTCGTCGTGCAGACACCGGGGGCGCACAAGCTCGTCATGAACGACACGCCCGGCGCCGACCAGGGGATCCTCCTGCAGGCCCAGGGCGGCGCATACATCCGTATCACCCAGGAAGCCGTGGTCATCGCGACCGGCGCGGGCGCCGAGGTCATCCTGCGCGGCCGTGAAGTGACCATCAACGAGGGCCAGTTGACCGTGCTCTCGAAGCGATAG
- a CDS encoding DUF6519 domain-containing protein → MHADLSRLTFRPERHYSAVIAQQGRVQLDADTNEQTAIQLHQARTLAADLIGRHGGPRDAAGFRIEYVGGRHEIDTLFIHGGRYYVDGILCDADRPAPGVPVPDEEAEEQDTAAPPTHWTYWDQPDAYLDPERPGDRLPSPAQSPFVVYLKVWERSVSAAEDPALREVALGAALPDTTARMKIVWQVLPLSLAALDIEDAEPSKEVVRAAFDKWAARRSAPSARLAARSERPDHADEDPCLVKPDARYRGPENQLYRVEIHAGGAAKDATFKWSRENGSVVFPVDELDGTWVQLASLGHDAKLDLDVGDLVEFTDTAYASRLEPLPLLRVEELDLPGRRVRLSAEPDAGVGRLPHLNPFLRRWDHHEGPKRKGRTTALRGGAVPVAEGEWLPLEDGVEVYFAKDGAYRTGDHWIIPARTATGSVEWPVDPARRPLLQAPTGIARHFAPLALVKGEYGAVDLRLAFSPLASSVPAADEATLAVEEQARREEQAAEDPSGGRSQTTAEAEAAAEGDE, encoded by the coding sequence ATGCACGCTGACCTCTCCCGCCTCACGTTCCGCCCGGAGCGGCACTACTCGGCGGTGATCGCCCAGCAGGGCCGCGTCCAGCTCGACGCCGACACCAACGAGCAGACCGCGATCCAGCTCCACCAGGCCCGCACCCTCGCCGCCGATCTGATCGGCCGGCACGGCGGGCCGCGCGACGCCGCAGGCTTCCGCATCGAGTACGTGGGCGGACGGCACGAGATCGACACCCTGTTCATCCACGGCGGCCGCTACTACGTCGACGGCATCCTGTGCGACGCCGACCGCCCGGCGCCCGGCGTGCCGGTGCCCGACGAGGAGGCCGAGGAGCAGGACACCGCGGCGCCGCCCACGCACTGGACGTACTGGGACCAGCCCGACGCGTACCTGGACCCGGAGCGGCCCGGCGACCGGCTGCCCTCGCCCGCCCAGTCGCCCTTCGTCGTCTATCTGAAGGTGTGGGAGCGCTCGGTCAGCGCCGCCGAGGACCCGGCGCTGCGCGAGGTCGCCCTCGGCGCCGCCCTGCCGGACACCACCGCCCGCATGAAGATCGTCTGGCAGGTGCTGCCGCTGTCGCTGGCCGCGCTGGACATCGAGGACGCCGAACCGTCCAAGGAGGTCGTGCGCGCTGCCTTCGACAAGTGGGCCGCCCGCCGGTCCGCCCCCTCCGCCCGGCTCGCCGCCCGCAGCGAACGGCCCGACCACGCCGACGAGGACCCCTGCCTGGTCAAGCCGGACGCCCGCTACCGCGGCCCGGAGAACCAGCTGTACCGCGTCGAGATCCACGCCGGGGGAGCCGCGAAGGACGCCACCTTCAAGTGGTCCCGCGAGAACGGCTCGGTGGTCTTCCCGGTCGACGAACTCGACGGCACCTGGGTGCAGTTGGCGTCCCTCGGCCACGACGCCAAGCTGGACCTGGACGTCGGCGACCTCGTCGAGTTCACGGACACCGCCTACGCCTCCCGGCTGGAACCCCTCCCGCTGCTGCGAGTTGAAGAGCTGGACCTGCCGGGCCGTCGCGTCCGCCTGAGCGCGGAGCCGGATGCGGGCGTCGGGCGGCTGCCCCACCTCAACCCGTTCCTGCGCCGCTGGGACCACCACGAGGGCCCCAAGCGCAAGGGCCGTACAACTGCCCTGCGCGGCGGTGCAGTTCCCGTCGCGGAGGGGGAGTGGCTGCCATTGGAGGACGGCGTCGAGGTCTACTTCGCCAAGGACGGCGCCTACCGCACCGGCGACCACTGGATCATCCCGGCCCGTACCGCCACCGGCAGCGTGGAGTGGCCCGTCGACCCGGCCCGCCGCCCGCTGCTCCAGGCACCCACCGGCATCGCCCGCCACTTCGCCCCGCTCGCCCTGGTCAAGGGCGAGTACGGCGCCGTAGATCTGCGTCTGGCCTTCAGCCCCCTGGCCAGCAGCGTCCCGGCGGCCGACGAGGCGACGCTCGCCGTGGAGGAACAGGCCCGCCGCGAGGAACAGGCCGCGGAGGACCCCTCCGGTGGCCGGTCGCAGACCACGGCCGAGGCCGAGGCCGCGGCGGAAGGAGACGAGTGA
- a CDS encoding putative baseplate assembly protein: MSQACSCGGACGGHDERLAPDPLHNPPGRTALDYRVGEYGSFLAALLDRLASPAYPALDGLTVRTPDDPAIGLLDATAVLGDLLTFHSERIADEAYLRTANEHRSLALLGRLVGHRPRPGVAAATHLAYTLERDPRAEALPVLIPRGARSHSVPASADEESLTFETSRDLLARWDFNELKVRRRRPSLLTPSDLERRSEIFVEGTANSLQTGDQLLFVFGEQAGGERLLLPVAKARVDRDDEITAISLPKSPPPTLKELVDEVRRWTGSEQPRPVSRLIEDFEDQVLAPLRGDLDGISSPERLAARLAEPVARLGEAQVLAAAYEEVAAWFERLEAVLADIAERALELAPAQSDSAAAPRGPAAPLGGDSRAAAFQALSALLPALRATPGSATPARPSTDPVGLLAALNPSLYPAWRKAAAPTNPRLLRELLAMRVTAAPFGATAPLKPVQDDRGRVIRTADWPLTGAVLASMRVVFDPAGKVPVRAEFQYVEGSGSDQRSENLPVTQPVQFVLGTGQVDLSVRSGQDRDLNWLNRRPADSQEPGVTARFHSGLPERTLFVSRPGEDGLIQVGIHNGTSQQVPMRPGASEQFTHGEYEISVRYTVGSTEPNVEVVIASKPEPVNRRVLQLDTVHAGITVGSWVAIQRPAKGKGVPGDAKLAFVTTQVVAARTAAYTNYGITGRGTELTLADPWLDEFDVLLSHIRDTTVHAAGEPLRLADEPLGEDVHGDEIELAELYDGLRPGRTLIVTGERSDIPGTAGVPATEVVTVATADPAVDTQLPGDRLHTRLTLTPGLAHRYRRESVRILGNVVEASHGESREEAIGSGDSDRVNQTFALWQSPLTWLADDNPLGATAVLEIRVDGVLWHEVDSLAGRGPAERVYITGSTGDGRTTVTFGDGVHGARLPSGHENIRARYRFGTGKAANVAADRITQPLTRPLGVTRVTNPLAAKGGSDADGPGLTRRTIPLAVSALDRLVSAADYEDFARSRAGIGRATARELFDGRRRVLHVTVAGADDVPLDSSDTLDALRGALTAYGDPNLPVRVDARELVLLLLAARVKVAPDHAWEIVEPRLRQALLRRLGYEGRELGRPARLSEILATAHSVPGVDYVDVDVFTGVPASATPEELTGILTDPGPPKASVPAHPATYDEKIHTVRAENGETLSEISGRYGVPLAELLRLNPDITDTRRLPKGRSVFVFRGIRPAQLALLSPKAVDTLILTEVK; encoded by the coding sequence ATGAGCCAGGCGTGCTCCTGCGGCGGAGCGTGCGGCGGCCACGACGAACGGCTCGCCCCCGACCCGCTGCACAACCCACCCGGCCGCACCGCGCTCGACTACCGCGTCGGCGAGTACGGCTCCTTCCTGGCCGCCCTCCTCGACCGGCTGGCCTCACCGGCGTACCCCGCGCTCGACGGGCTGACCGTCCGTACCCCCGACGACCCGGCGATCGGCCTGCTCGACGCCACCGCGGTCCTCGGCGACCTGCTCACCTTCCACTCCGAGCGGATCGCCGACGAGGCGTATCTCCGTACGGCGAACGAGCACCGGTCGCTGGCGCTGCTGGGCCGGCTCGTCGGCCACCGGCCGCGGCCCGGTGTCGCCGCGGCGACACATCTGGCGTACACCCTGGAACGCGATCCGCGCGCCGAGGCGCTGCCCGTGCTGATCCCGCGCGGCGCGCGCAGCCACAGCGTGCCCGCGTCTGCCGACGAGGAGTCGCTGACCTTCGAGACGAGCCGGGATCTGCTGGCTCGGTGGGACTTCAACGAGCTGAAGGTGCGGCGCCGTCGGCCCTCACTGCTGACCCCCTCGGATCTTGAGCGGCGGTCCGAGATCTTTGTCGAGGGGACGGCGAACTCCCTTCAGACCGGGGACCAGTTGCTCTTCGTCTTCGGTGAGCAGGCGGGTGGAGAGCGGCTGTTGCTTCCGGTCGCCAAGGCGCGTGTCGACCGGGACGACGAGATCACCGCGATCTCTTTGCCCAAGTCACCGCCGCCTACTTTGAAGGAGCTCGTTGATGAGGTTCGGCGGTGGACCGGATCTGAACAGCCGCGGCCGGTCAGTCGGTTGATCGAGGACTTCGAGGATCAGGTCCTTGCGCCGCTTCGGGGCGATCTTGATGGGATCAGCAGTCCCGAGCGGCTTGCGGCTCGTCTTGCGGAGCCGGTTGCTCGGCTTGGTGAGGCTCAGGTGTTGGCTGCGGCGTATGAGGAGGTGGCCGCTTGGTTCGAGCGGTTGGAGGCCGTTCTGGCGGACATCGCCGAGCGTGCTTTGGAGTTGGCTCCGGCGCAGAGTGATTCGGCTGCGGCGCCGCGGGGGCCGGCCGCGCCCCTGGGCGGCGATTCGCGTGCCGCTGCATTTCAGGCCCTCAGCGCTCTGCTTCCCGCCCTCCGTGCCACCCCTGGCTCGGCGACCCCCGCACGCCCCAGCACCGACCCCGTCGGACTCCTCGCCGCTCTCAACCCCAGCCTCTACCCCGCCTGGCGAAAGGCCGCCGCCCCCACCAACCCCCGCCTCCTTCGCGAACTCCTCGCCATGCGCGTCACCGCCGCCCCCTTCGGCGCCACCGCACCTCTCAAGCCCGTCCAGGACGACCGCGGTCGGGTCATCCGTACCGCCGACTGGCCGCTCACCGGTGCCGTGCTGGCGAGCATGCGGGTCGTGTTCGATCCGGCGGGCAAGGTGCCGGTACGGGCCGAGTTCCAGTACGTCGAGGGCAGCGGCTCCGATCAGCGCAGTGAGAACCTGCCGGTCACCCAGCCGGTGCAGTTCGTGCTCGGCACCGGCCAGGTCGATCTGTCCGTCCGCTCCGGTCAGGACCGCGATCTGAACTGGCTCAACCGCAGGCCGGCCGACTCCCAGGAGCCCGGCGTCACCGCTCGCTTCCACTCGGGGCTGCCCGAGCGCACGCTGTTCGTCTCCCGGCCCGGTGAGGACGGTCTGATCCAGGTCGGCATCCACAACGGCACCTCCCAGCAGGTACCCATGCGGCCCGGCGCCAGTGAGCAGTTCACGCACGGCGAGTACGAGATCAGCGTCCGGTACACGGTGGGCAGCACCGAGCCCAACGTCGAGGTCGTCATCGCCTCCAAGCCCGAACCCGTCAACCGCCGCGTCCTCCAGCTAGACACCGTGCACGCCGGGATCACCGTCGGCAGCTGGGTGGCGATCCAGCGCCCGGCGAAGGGCAAGGGGGTCCCCGGCGACGCCAAGCTGGCCTTCGTGACCACCCAGGTCGTGGCGGCGCGTACGGCGGCGTACACCAACTACGGCATCACCGGCCGGGGCACCGAACTCACCCTCGCCGACCCGTGGTTGGACGAGTTCGACGTACTGCTCTCGCACATCCGCGACACGACTGTGCATGCCGCGGGCGAGCCGCTGCGCTTGGCCGACGAACCCCTCGGCGAGGACGTGCACGGCGACGAGATCGAACTCGCCGAGCTGTACGACGGTCTGCGGCCCGGCCGCACGTTGATCGTCACCGGTGAGCGCAGCGACATCCCCGGCACGGCGGGCGTCCCGGCCACCGAGGTCGTCACCGTCGCCACCGCCGACCCGGCCGTCGACACCCAACTCCCGGGCGACCGCCTCCACACCCGGCTCACCCTCACCCCGGGACTCGCTCACCGCTATCGCCGCGAGAGCGTGCGGATCCTCGGCAATGTCGTCGAGGCCAGCCACGGTGAGAGCCGCGAGGAGGCCATCGGCAGCGGCGACTCCGACCGGGTGAACCAGACGTTCGCGCTGTGGCAGTCCCCGCTCACCTGGCTCGCCGACGACAACCCCCTCGGCGCCACCGCGGTCCTGGAGATCCGCGTCGACGGCGTCCTGTGGCACGAGGTCGACAGCCTCGCCGGACGCGGCCCGGCCGAGCGTGTCTACATCACCGGCTCCACCGGCGACGGCCGTACGACGGTGACCTTCGGCGACGGTGTGCACGGCGCCCGACTGCCCTCGGGGCACGAGAACATCCGCGCCCGCTACCGCTTCGGCACCGGCAAGGCCGCAAACGTCGCCGCCGACCGGATCACCCAGCCGCTCACCCGGCCGCTCGGCGTCACCAGGGTCACCAACCCCCTGGCCGCGAAGGGCGGTTCGGATGCGGACGGGCCCGGTCTGACCCGCCGTACGATCCCGCTCGCCGTCTCCGCCCTGGACCGGCTGGTGTCCGCCGCCGACTACGAGGACTTCGCCCGCTCCCGCGCCGGCATCGGCCGGGCCACCGCGCGTGAACTCTTCGACGGGCGACGACGCGTCCTGCATGTCACCGTGGCCGGTGCCGACGATGTGCCGCTGGACAGCTCCGACACCTTGGATGCGCTGCGCGGTGCGCTCACCGCATACGGGGATCCGAACCTCCCCGTCCGCGTGGACGCCCGCGAACTGGTCCTGCTCCTCCTTGCCGCCCGGGTGAAGGTAGCTCCTGACCATGCCTGGGAGATCGTCGAGCCCCGGCTGCGCCAGGCGCTGCTGCGCCGACTCGGCTACGAGGGCCGCGAGTTGGGGCGACCGGCCCGGCTCTCCGAGATCCTCGCCACGGCCCACTCCGTGCCCGGCGTCGACTATGTGGACGTCGATGTCTTCACCGGCGTCCCCGCCTCGGCCACCCCCGAGGAACTCACCGGCATCCTCACCGACCCCGGCCCGCCCAAGGCCTCGGTCCCGGCGCACCCGGCGACGTACGACGAGAAGATCCACACCGTCCGCGCCGAGAACGGCGAGACGCTGTCCGAGATCTCCGGCCGCTACGGCGTCCCGCTCGCCGAACTCCTGCGCCTCAACCCCGACATCACCGACACCCGGCGCCTGCCCAAAGGCCGGTCGGTGTTCGTCTTCCGCGGTATCCGCCCGGCCCAGCTCGCCCTGCTGTCGCCGAAGGCCGTGGACACGCTGATTCTGACGGAGGTCAAGTGA